In Hemitrygon akajei chromosome 17, sHemAka1.3, whole genome shotgun sequence, one DNA window encodes the following:
- the LOC140740864 gene encoding uncharacterized protein: MGGRLGRKRRGYNVSEPAESRTAAESTDNPEVKQVEPKNKAVSKDQVKTTGEPPEQTASEAPKQADEGAGEKQAALITTDVEAAEISEVAVVSTSELPHGSEVQGEVNSSGLVEAEKQLPDQTAHYPLPAAGEPTNATVETDLTAEVSENGSNVETLKPDLELGTSVTEDISTEKSNLGDQAVTSLDEQLEESCGNLDVEADLGKVLKGVSEDASYTAVSSSVNHEAPSQETEMSVQETQLESPVKCDSSKEDEEPKLTAITEETPIDVVLKNEVAMFAVMEKDVIEPNTGEEIQGADNEPLHSTTQATTDFGQPPDCAQDNSTSGGSCVAEIEDHGLSLKESESPSVDLSQVHSGSVTDAGQADPVTAESAPEDNCPSTENVTETSHEQTVEVIGCQDSMKTQSVIDAGQPDPVTTKSAPEDNSTNMENVTETSCEQSVEPIGCQDSVEEISLLKTSSELIPDIKLTVCGEGLQEEELKDDTQPVPVDETVENIDQDANIDPQAPNDVQDENQSALDSTEITLEMHNPSDQKIEKLETSGDPTPESQSSALVEEVSVEVNTEEINSTENCTDGKLTESITSKVEDDHPETPVPNGTTSDGELKNQNQVEVTGQNITAEVEENVHVSGLEPIASKTTEQMIENLSQESCLALNNETLNSGSLDVNVE, translated from the coding sequence ATGGGTGGGAGGCTCGGCAGAAAGCGGAGAGGCTACAACGTGAGTGAGCCAGCGGAAAGTAGAACGGCCGCAGAGTCCACTGACAACCCTGAGGTGAAGCAAGTTGAGCCCAAGAACAAAGCTGTTTCAAAAGACCAAGTCAAGACAACTGGTGAGCCTCCTGAACAGACAGCAAGTGAGGCTCCCAAACAGGCAGATGAAGGAGCTGGAGAGAAACAAGCAGCTTTGATAACTACAGATGTGGAAGCGGCAGAAATAAGTGAAGTAGCAGTAGTGAGTACCTCTGAGCTTCCTCATGGCTCTGAAGTGCAAGGCGAAGTAAACTCTTCTGGTTTGGTCGAAGCAGAAAAGCAATTGCCTGATCAGACAGCCCATTATCCTTTACCAGCGGCTGGTGAGCCAACCAATGCTACTGTAGAGACTGACTTGACTGCTGAAGTTTCAGAAAATGGCTCCAATGTGGAAACTCTGAAACCAGATTTGGAGCTGGGAACAAGTGTGACTGAAGACATTTCAACTGAGAAATCTAATTTGGGTGATCAAGCTGTGACAAGTCTGGATGAACAACTAGAAGAAAGCTGTGGAAACCTAGATGTTGAAGCAGATCTTGGTAAAGTTCTTAAAGGAGTTTCTGAAGATGCATCGTATACTGCAGTGTCTTCGTCTGTCAATCACGAGGCACCTTCACAAGAAACAGAAATGTCTGTCCAGGAGACACAGCTTGAGTCTCCGGTTAAATGTGACTCTTCTAAGGAAGACGAAGAACCAAAATTGACAGCAATAACTGAAGAAACTCCTATTGATGTTGTGTTGAAGAATGAAGTGGCCATGTTTGCTGTTATGGAGAAAGATGTGATTGAACCCAATACTGGAGAAGAGATTCAGGGAGCAGATAATGAACCTCTTCATTCTACCACCCAAGCAACAACTGATTTTGGACAGCCACCTGACTGTGCACAGGATAACTCTACTTCTGGAGGTAGTTGTGTTGCTGAAATTGAAGATCACGGCCTCTCATTAAAAGAATCTGAAAGTCCGTCTGTAGACTTGTCGCAAGTGCACTCCGGCAGTGTGACAGATGCAGGCCAAGCAGATCCAGTGACGGCAGAATCTGCCCCAGAGGATAACTGTCCAAGCACAGAAAATGTGACTGAAACCAGCCATGAACAGACTGTGGAGGTGATCGGCTGCCAAGATAGCATGAAAACTCAAAGTGTGATAGATGCAGGCCAACCAGATCCAGTGACTACAAAATCTGCCCCAGAGGATAATAGTACAAACATGGAAAATGTGACTGAAACTAGCTGTGAACAGTCTGTGGAACCGATTGGCTGCCAGGATAGCGTGGAAGAAATATCTCTGCTAAAGACTAGTTCCGAACTAATACCAGATATTAAACTCACTGTCTGTGGTGAAGGCTTACAAGAGGAAGAATTGAAGGATGATACACAGCCAGTACCTGTGGATGAAACAGTTGAAAACATTGATCAGGATGCCAATATTGATCCACAAGCACCAAATGATGTGCAGGATGAGAATCAATCAGCGTTGGACTCAACTGAAATAACCCTAGAAATGCACAACCCTTCAGATCAAAAAATAGAGAAACTGGAAACTTCAGGAGATCCGACACCTGAATCTCAAAGTTCAGCTCTTGTCGAAGAGGTTTCAGTAGAAGTGAACACTGAagaaattaattccacagagaACTGTACGGATGGAAAACTAACCGAATCCATCACCAGCAAAGTTGAAGATGATCATCCAGAGACTCCTGTGCCAAATGGGACCACCTCAGATGGAGAATTGAAAAACCAGAACCAAGTGGAAGTTACTGGACAAAATATCACTGCAGAAGTTGAAGAAAATGTCCATGTTAGTGGATTGGAGCCGATAGCAAGTAAAACCACTGAACAAATGATTGAAAATCTTTCTCAGGAATCCTGTCTTGCACTGAATAATGAAACTCTCAATTCGGGGTCACTAGATGTGAATGTTGAATGA